Proteins found in one Corynebacterium sanguinis genomic segment:
- a CDS encoding lipase family protein yields MIAQLARTLAPFVVDAVNLNAGTDPEFGQATWVSGMTPGTLINAVEISPVGLGTRLNDASSWRIDYATCDSERRVLTATGAVYRSHVPWAKNTPRPTIAFAPSTQGVAPRCDPSYSCTVGVALRTRPFDIIAAHEQPVINFMLALGCNVVLTDYPRHPEGNVQFYCDHASGARALADAVRASTSLGVGTDNLGLWGFSQGGGAIGAWLEQPEYAPELQPLAAVVGSAPADLAAVLKHVDGAMPAAVILYAVAGMLASDPDAFADLTPELSDEGLAAIAFGAQVCGPGAVMKYRYTRTEKWTTSGVPLGELLDRNPASSEFLDRMALGNREPVRIPLRLWGSKNDDVIPFGGSQRLAEKWGVELHNHPWPKIPGRMGLNHFMPYFANAPRDAKWLLGQLGG; encoded by the coding sequence ATGATTGCCCAGCTCGCCCGCACGCTCGCGCCGTTTGTCGTCGACGCCGTCAACCTCAACGCAGGCACCGACCCCGAGTTCGGCCAGGCCACCTGGGTCAGCGGCATGACCCCGGGCACGCTGATCAACGCCGTCGAGATCTCGCCGGTTGGCTTGGGCACGAGGCTTAACGACGCCTCCTCGTGGCGCATCGACTACGCCACCTGCGACTCCGAGCGGCGCGTCCTCACCGCCACCGGCGCGGTGTACCGCTCGCACGTGCCGTGGGCGAAAAACACGCCAAGGCCCACCATCGCCTTCGCGCCCTCAACCCAGGGCGTGGCGCCGCGCTGCGACCCCTCGTACTCGTGCACGGTCGGTGTTGCGCTGCGCACCCGGCCGTTCGACATCATCGCCGCCCACGAGCAGCCCGTGATCAACTTCATGCTTGCGCTCGGGTGCAACGTTGTCCTCACGGACTACCCGCGCCACCCCGAGGGCAACGTGCAGTTTTACTGCGACCACGCCTCGGGCGCGAGGGCGCTGGCTGACGCCGTGAGGGCGTCGACAAGCTTGGGCGTTGGCACCGACAACCTCGGTCTGTGGGGTTTTTCCCAAGGCGGGGGAGCGATCGGCGCCTGGCTGGAGCAGCCGGAATACGCCCCCGAGCTGCAGCCGTTGGCCGCGGTGGTCGGCTCGGCGCCCGCGGATCTCGCCGCGGTGCTTAAGCACGTCGACGGCGCGATGCCCGCGGCGGTGATCCTCTACGCCGTCGCCGGGATGCTCGCCTCCGACCCGGACGCGTTCGCCGACCTCACGCCTGAGCTGTCCGACGAGGGGCTGGCCGCGATCGCGTTCGGCGCGCAGGTCTGCGGGCCGGGCGCGGTGATGAAGTACCGGTACACCCGCACGGAAAAGTGGACCACCTCCGGCGTCCCGCTCGGTGAGCTGCTCGACCGCAACCCTGCATCCAGCGAGTTCCTCGACCGCATGGCGCTGGGCAACCGGGAGCCCGTGCGGATTCCGCTTCGGCTGTGGGGATCGAAGAACGACGACGTTATTCCGTTTGGCGGTTCCCAGCGCCTCGCTGAGAAGTGGGGGGTGGAGCTTCATAACCACCCGTGGCCGAAAATTCCGGGACGGATGGGGCTGAACCATTTCATGCCCTACTTCGCCAACGCGCCGCGTGACGCGAAATGGCTTCTCGGACAGTTGGGCGGGTAG
- a CDS encoding FxsA family protein, translated as MRLILFAYFLVEVLAFLGVAKLIGIGWAFVAVFALMVIGGLAANIALRNSVRKAAQGRSSLGTLAGDSAILVAGWVLTILPGFVSSLIGLIMVFGPTRALLRRGLSAKVQRAVEDFGVRAYTVSPMSQVHDSYGSFTAPTDADELEKLYRMDSVDPHHRPGDNPEGRTQ; from the coding sequence ATGCGCCTGATCTTGTTCGCTTACTTTCTAGTCGAGGTCCTCGCGTTTCTCGGTGTCGCTAAGCTGATCGGCATCGGCTGGGCCTTCGTCGCCGTCTTCGCGCTGATGGTCATCGGCGGTCTGGCCGCCAACATCGCGCTGCGCAACTCCGTGCGTAAGGCGGCGCAGGGGCGCTCGAGCCTGGGCACACTGGCGGGCGATTCCGCGATCCTCGTCGCCGGCTGGGTACTCACCATCCTCCCGGGGTTTGTCTCCTCGTTGATCGGCCTGATCATGGTGTTCGGCCCGACCCGTGCCCTGCTGCGGCGCGGGCTGTCGGCGAAGGTGCAGCGCGCCGTGGAGGATTTCGGTGTGCGCGCCTACACGGTCTCGCCGATGTCGCAGGTACACGATTCTTACGGTAGCTTTACCGCGCCGACCGACGCCGACGAGCTGGAGAAGCTCTACCGGATGGACAGCGTCGACCCGCACCACCGCCCCGGGGATAACCCGGAGGGCCGCACCCAGTGA
- the tatC gene encoding twin-arginine translocase subunit TatC, with protein sequence MPLMEHLKELRRRVVISLAALFVGTVIGFIWYQKAPFGLAPLGEIIRGPYCNLPEDLRADFTGDGQCRLLATTPFEMFMLRLKVGALAGIVLSSPVWLSQIWAFITPGLRRGEKRYTFVFVTLAVTLFVLGALLAYFVLDKGLYVLMSIGDEVQVAALTGREYYNFLLSLIVIFGVSFELPLIIVMLNLAGFLRYDHVKDKRRIIILGLFIFAAFMTPGQDPFSMIALAAAMVVLVELAFQFCRMNDKRRKTVRPEWMDLDDEEASGPIAEPAPVSATPVAPPEEDHFKDVL encoded by the coding sequence ATGCCGTTGATGGAGCACCTCAAGGAGCTGCGGCGCCGAGTGGTCATCTCCCTGGCGGCGCTGTTCGTCGGAACGGTGATCGGCTTCATCTGGTACCAAAAAGCGCCATTCGGCCTGGCACCGCTCGGTGAGATTATCCGCGGCCCGTACTGCAACCTGCCGGAAGACCTGCGCGCTGATTTCACCGGCGACGGGCAGTGCCGCCTGCTGGCGACGACACCCTTTGAAATGTTCATGCTGCGCCTGAAGGTCGGAGCGCTGGCCGGCATCGTGCTTTCCTCGCCGGTCTGGCTGAGCCAGATTTGGGCGTTTATTACCCCTGGCCTGCGCCGTGGCGAGAAGCGCTATACCTTCGTCTTTGTCACCCTCGCCGTGACGTTGTTCGTGCTCGGCGCGCTGCTGGCATACTTCGTTTTGGACAAGGGCCTCTACGTGCTCATGTCCATCGGCGATGAGGTGCAGGTCGCAGCGCTGACGGGCCGGGAGTACTACAACTTCCTGCTTTCGCTGATCGTCATCTTCGGTGTGAGCTTTGAGCTGCCGCTGATCATCGTGATGCTCAACCTCGCGGGGTTCCTACGTTACGACCACGTCAAAGACAAGCGCCGCATCATCATCCTCGGCCTGTTCATCTTCGCCGCGTTCATGACCCCGGGCCAGGACCCGTTCTCGATGATCGCGCTGGCCGCCGCGATGGTGGTGCTCGTCGAGCTGGCCTTCCAGTTCTGCCGCATGAACGACAAGCGCCGCAAGACCGTGCGGCCGGAGTGGATGGACCTTGACGACGAGGAGGCGTCCGGCCCCATCGCCGAGCCAGCCCCCGTCAGCGCCACGCCCGTCGCCCCACCTGAAGAGGACCACTTCAAAGACGTACTGTAG
- a CDS encoding M24 family metallopeptidase yields MNDFRLQKAQRLVAEAGLAGLIVGPGTELFYLTGLHIDSHERLSALVVPATGEARLVVPATDAASVFTALPIVSWRDGEDPYELCAQITGEGVIGLGTALTADHVLKLQALAPRTVLAQDVLAELFLVKEPGEVAQLRAAAKAIDRVHARVPELLAPGRTEQEVAAELERLIAAEHASVDFVIVGSGPNGANPHHDFSSRVLEPGDPVVVDIGGAFASRYRSDCTRTYQVPGERDDAFDAVYAVLQEAFDAAIAAVRPGVAAHEIDAAARRVITVAGYGEHFFHRTGHGIGLDTHEPPYIVGGNDQVIRENMAFSVEPGIYVAGQWGMRIEDIVVVTADGCEQLNRQPRTLG; encoded by the coding sequence ATGAACGATTTCAGACTTCAGAAGGCGCAGCGCCTTGTCGCCGAAGCGGGTCTGGCGGGGCTGATCGTCGGGCCGGGCACCGAGCTGTTCTACCTCACGGGCCTGCACATCGACTCCCACGAGAGGCTGTCGGCGCTGGTCGTGCCGGCCACCGGCGAGGCGCGGCTCGTTGTGCCAGCGACCGACGCCGCAAGCGTTTTCACCGCGCTGCCCATCGTCTCCTGGCGCGACGGCGAGGACCCCTATGAGCTGTGTGCACAGATAACCGGCGAGGGCGTTATCGGGCTTGGCACCGCGCTGACGGCGGACCACGTGCTCAAGCTGCAGGCCCTCGCGCCGCGCACCGTGTTGGCCCAGGACGTGCTCGCCGAGCTATTTTTGGTCAAGGAACCCGGCGAAGTCGCGCAGCTGCGCGCCGCCGCCAAAGCCATCGACCGCGTCCACGCCCGCGTGCCCGAGCTCCTCGCCCCGGGGCGCACGGAGCAGGAGGTCGCGGCGGAGCTTGAGCGGCTCATTGCCGCGGAGCACGCCAGCGTCGATTTCGTCATCGTCGGCTCCGGGCCCAACGGGGCGAACCCCCACCACGACTTCTCCTCGCGCGTGCTGGAGCCGGGCGACCCGGTCGTCGTCGACATCGGCGGCGCGTTCGCCTCCAGGTACCGCTCCGACTGCACCCGCACCTACCAGGTGCCGGGGGAGCGCGATGACGCGTTCGACGCCGTCTACGCCGTTCTCCAGGAGGCCTTCGACGCCGCCATTGCGGCGGTGCGCCCCGGCGTGGCCGCACACGAGATCGACGCGGCCGCGCGGCGCGTAATCACGGTTGCGGGGTACGGCGAGCACTTCTTCCACCGCACGGGCCACGGCATCGGGCTTGACACCCACGAGCCGCCCTACATCGTTGGTGGCAACGACCAGGTGATCCGGGAGAACATGGCGTTTTCCGTCGAGCCCGGCATCTACGTGGCGGGGCAGTGGGGGATGCGCATCGAGGACATCGTCGTGGTCACCGCTGACGGCTGCGAGCAGCTCAACCGCCAGCCAAGGACGTTGGGGTAG
- a CDS encoding SDR family NAD(P)-dependent oxidoreductase: MAQNQGTILLLGANSDIGGEIAVRMCQGRVVVLAGRDRARAVGVEKRLLDAGAREVRFREFEATDLDSHRPLIEAAGDVTTAIVAFGILGDQQLAERDEREAARIGTIDYLAQVNALTVLTDVMTRGEIFAFSSIAGWRARRANYVYGSTKAGLDAFCQGLTDRLHGTELNLITARPGFVIGSMTQGMTPAPMSVRPANVADAVVAAAAKSKSTTLWIPRRLALLSAIMAIVPRPVWRRMPR; encoded by the coding sequence ATGGCACAGAATCAAGGGACGATACTCCTGCTTGGAGCGAACAGCGACATCGGCGGCGAGATCGCCGTGCGGATGTGCCAGGGCAGGGTAGTGGTGCTCGCGGGACGCGACCGGGCACGTGCTGTGGGCGTCGAGAAGCGATTGCTCGATGCTGGGGCCCGCGAGGTGCGCTTTCGCGAGTTCGAGGCGACCGACCTGGACTCGCACCGCCCGCTGATCGAGGCCGCCGGCGATGTCACCACCGCGATCGTCGCCTTCGGCATTCTCGGCGACCAGCAGCTCGCGGAGCGTGACGAGCGCGAGGCGGCGCGCATCGGCACGATCGACTACCTCGCGCAGGTCAACGCGCTGACCGTGCTTACCGACGTCATGACGCGCGGCGAGATCTTCGCGTTTTCCTCCATCGCCGGCTGGCGGGCGCGGCGCGCGAACTACGTCTACGGCTCCACCAAGGCGGGTCTCGACGCGTTCTGCCAGGGCCTGACCGACAGGCTGCACGGCACCGAGCTCAACCTGATCACCGCGCGCCCCGGGTTCGTCATCGGCTCTATGACGCAGGGCATGACCCCGGCGCCGATGTCCGTGCGCCCGGCCAACGTCGCCGACGCGGTCGTGGCAGCGGCGGCCAAGTCCAAGAGCACGACGCTATGGATCCCGCGCCGACTCGCCCTGCTTTCCGCCATAATGGCGATCGTGCCGCGACCCGTGTGGCGCCGCATGCCTCGATAG
- the tatA gene encoding Sec-independent protein translocase subunit TatA, which yields MPSLGWPEILIILAIVLLLFGANKLPDLARSMGRSARIFKSEVNEMRNDDKPAPVQAELPQAAPETQSAAQSATQIADNQPRPQN from the coding sequence ATGCCTAGCTTAGGTTGGCCGGAAATCCTCATCATCCTGGCGATCGTCCTGCTGCTCTTCGGAGCGAACAAGCTGCCGGACCTCGCCCGCTCGATGGGCCGTTCCGCTCGTATCTTCAAGAGCGAAGTCAACGAAATGCGTAACGACGACAAGCCCGCGCCCGTCCAGGCCGAGCTCCCGCAGGCCGCTCCTGAGACCCAGAGCGCAGCACAGAGCGCGACCCAGATCGCCGATAACCAACCCCGCCCGCAGAACTAA
- the lnt gene encoding apolipoprotein N-acyltransferase, translating into MRAFFRFTLAAASGAAVYYSYEPHGLWFAAIFGIALFYFALAPWPSSWNRWIGPASGERPGPSGGFGALLGFTHALFCYLYLLPWIGEFVGTMPYVALAIACALYAIPTGIFGVLAARQRWGFAVFPLIYLAVEWARSSFPFGGFPWVRLAWGQINGPLANLAAYGGPALVTLATTLVGCGLVAVLFRHRAAGAVAVIAPLALGLLAQIGVGTERGVVGEVTASAVQGNVPRMGLDFNAQRRAVLANHVNETIALAESGANPDIVIWPENASDVNPFTDPEAAAIINVAVQRIDAPVLVGTLTRDEVGQRNTMVVFDPETGTGDYHHKKYLQPFGEYMPMRDFFRNFSEYVDMAGDFKPGSGNGVVDMRDVRVGIATCYEVAVDEAYRTAVRNGATILATPTNNATFGFTDMTYQQLAMSRMRAIETDRAVVVAATSGVSAIVHPDGRVSQHTEIFEPAHLTEDLPLKDTVTPAVRIGRYFEWIAVAAGVAAMIAAWAASRREYDAKKRPNT; encoded by the coding sequence GTGAGAGCCTTCTTCCGCTTCACCCTCGCCGCCGCCTCCGGAGCGGCCGTGTACTACTCCTACGAGCCGCACGGGTTGTGGTTCGCGGCGATTTTCGGGATAGCGCTTTTTTACTTCGCTCTGGCGCCGTGGCCGAGCTCGTGGAACCGCTGGATCGGTCCCGCGTCCGGCGAGCGCCCCGGCCCCTCCGGTGGCTTCGGCGCGCTGCTCGGTTTCACCCACGCGCTGTTCTGTTACCTCTACCTCCTGCCGTGGATCGGCGAGTTCGTGGGCACCATGCCGTACGTGGCGCTCGCGATCGCGTGCGCCCTCTACGCCATCCCCACCGGCATCTTCGGTGTGCTCGCCGCACGTCAGCGCTGGGGTTTCGCGGTGTTCCCGCTGATCTACCTGGCCGTCGAGTGGGCCCGCTCGTCGTTCCCCTTCGGCGGCTTTCCGTGGGTGCGCTTGGCGTGGGGCCAGATCAACGGCCCTCTCGCCAACCTGGCCGCCTATGGGGGCCCAGCGCTGGTCACACTGGCGACAACGCTGGTGGGCTGCGGTCTGGTTGCTGTGCTGTTTCGCCACCGCGCTGCGGGCGCCGTCGCCGTCATCGCGCCGCTAGCTCTCGGGCTCCTCGCGCAGATCGGCGTCGGCACCGAGCGGGGAGTGGTCGGCGAGGTGACCGCCTCCGCCGTGCAGGGCAACGTGCCGCGCATGGGGCTTGACTTCAACGCGCAGCGCCGCGCAGTCTTGGCCAATCACGTCAACGAGACGATCGCGCTCGCGGAGTCCGGTGCCAACCCGGACATCGTCATCTGGCCGGAGAACGCCTCCGACGTCAACCCGTTCACCGACCCCGAGGCCGCCGCGATTATCAACGTCGCCGTGCAGCGCATCGACGCCCCCGTGCTGGTGGGCACCTTGACACGCGACGAGGTCGGTCAGCGTAACACCATGGTCGTCTTCGACCCGGAAACCGGGACGGGGGACTACCACCACAAGAAGTACCTCCAGCCCTTCGGCGAGTACATGCCGATGCGCGATTTCTTCCGCAACTTCTCCGAGTACGTCGACATGGCTGGCGACTTCAAGCCGGGCAGCGGCAACGGCGTGGTCGACATGCGCGACGTAAGGGTCGGTATCGCGACCTGCTACGAGGTCGCCGTCGACGAGGCCTACCGCACCGCGGTGCGAAACGGCGCGACCATTCTGGCGACGCCGACGAACAACGCGACGTTCGGGTTTACCGATATGACGTACCAGCAGCTCGCGATGAGCCGCATGCGCGCGATCGAGACGGATCGCGCCGTCGTCGTGGCAGCCACCTCGGGCGTGTCGGCCATCGTCCATCCGGACGGTCGCGTCTCCCAGCACACAGAGATTTTTGAGCCCGCGCACCTCACCGAGGACCTTCCGCTCAAAGACACGGTGACCCCGGCCGTCCGCATCGGCCGGTACTTCGAGTGGATCGCGGTCGCGGCGGGCGTCGCCGCGATGATCGCCGCGTGGGCTGCGTCACGACGCGAGTATGATGCAAAGAAGCGTCCTAACACTTAA
- a CDS encoding DEAD/DEAH box helicase yields MSTPSPQTHFDEFRAHQGFELDDFQVKACQAVEQDRGVLVCAPTGSGKTIVGEFAVSLALSRGTKCFYTTPIKALSNQKYHDLVAEHGEDAVGLLTGDVSINGSAEVVVMTTEVLRNMIYAESPQLALLSHVVMDEIHYLADRDRGAVWEEVILNLDDSVSVIGLSATVSNSEEFGEWLATVRGDTAVIVSEHRPVPLSQYMMVGRKVFPLFEPGTDGRVNRDLEYAIERIESGRAEEGRCDFEEGRGFRSRAAGRRSGRERAVDRTKPVGRPEVVSALQGRDMLPAIVFIFSRAGCDGALFQCLRSRKELTTPEEQERIAEIVDKGIEGIPDEDLQVLNYRQLRTAWMRGFASHHAGLLPAFKHIVEELFVQGLVRVVFATETLALGINMPARTVVLEKLVKFNGEAHVDLTPGQYTQLTGRAGRRGIDHIGNAVVQWAPAMDPKEVAGLASTRTYPLISPFTPGYNMAINMLKMNGFDASIRLVEQSFAQFQTDRSVVGEVREIERLRAKVGSLREQLERDIASFAPPSDNPAADLVDYLQLRRELTEAEKKARAAALTDRHTETVKLLARLQVGEVIALPGKKKPELAAVVQAAGKHDDPRPWVTTERGWSGRIDASAFRNTPVVVGRVKIPRHLADQPRRHARKVVSLIQRGNFTSPRKLKEQARVRPSKRVTALREAIREHPVHAWPATDREMLARVGEELVREQRRLQKMQRAVDSSTDSLGRTFERIIGLLNEMDYVEIVDGEPEVTEEGERLASIHSVADLLVAQCLKRGVWDSLDPAELAGVASMCLFENRKSIFGSPEVPTEPMAVAMNATMRIYNELVSDEQRHQLPVSRMPDASFSLSVHQWTAGAPLGYCLAAAAESGAELTPGDFVRWCRQVIDLLEQVVKTGYNPEIRHSANKAIDAIRRGVVGIGS; encoded by the coding sequence ATGTCAACGCCTTCACCGCAGACCCATTTCGACGAGTTTCGCGCTCACCAGGGCTTTGAGCTCGATGACTTCCAAGTGAAGGCCTGCCAGGCCGTAGAGCAGGACCGCGGCGTGCTCGTCTGCGCGCCGACGGGCTCCGGCAAGACCATCGTGGGGGAGTTCGCCGTGTCGCTGGCCCTGTCGCGCGGCACGAAGTGCTTCTACACCACCCCGATCAAGGCGCTGAGCAACCAGAAGTACCACGACCTCGTCGCCGAGCACGGTGAGGACGCTGTCGGTCTGCTCACCGGCGACGTGAGCATCAACGGCTCCGCCGAGGTGGTCGTGATGACGACCGAGGTGCTGCGCAACATGATCTACGCCGAGTCCCCGCAGCTAGCACTGCTTTCGCACGTGGTGATGGACGAGATCCACTACCTCGCCGATCGCGACCGCGGTGCCGTGTGGGAGGAGGTCATCTTGAACCTCGACGACTCCGTCAGCGTGATCGGCCTCTCGGCCACGGTGTCGAACTCCGAGGAGTTCGGCGAATGGCTGGCCACGGTGCGCGGCGACACGGCGGTGATCGTCTCCGAGCACCGCCCCGTGCCGCTGAGCCAGTACATGATGGTCGGGCGCAAGGTGTTCCCGCTGTTCGAGCCGGGCACCGACGGCCGCGTCAACCGGGACCTCGAGTACGCCATCGAGCGCATCGAGTCCGGCCGCGCCGAGGAGGGCCGCTGCGACTTCGAGGAGGGCAGGGGATTTCGCTCGCGCGCTGCTGGACGACGCTCCGGGCGCGAGCGCGCCGTCGACCGCACCAAACCCGTCGGCCGCCCCGAGGTCGTCTCGGCGCTGCAGGGACGCGACATGCTCCCGGCGATCGTGTTCATCTTCTCCCGCGCCGGCTGCGACGGCGCCCTGTTCCAGTGCCTGCGCTCGCGCAAGGAGCTGACCACGCCGGAGGAGCAGGAGCGCATTGCGGAGATCGTCGACAAGGGCATCGAGGGAATCCCCGACGAGGACCTGCAGGTGCTCAACTACCGCCAGCTGCGCACCGCCTGGATGCGCGGGTTTGCCTCCCACCACGCGGGCCTGCTCCCCGCGTTCAAGCACATCGTCGAGGAGCTGTTCGTCCAGGGACTCGTGCGCGTTGTCTTCGCCACCGAAACCCTCGCCCTGGGCATCAACATGCCGGCGCGCACCGTGGTGCTGGAAAAGTTGGTCAAATTCAACGGCGAGGCGCATGTCGACCTCACGCCAGGTCAGTACACGCAGCTCACGGGGCGAGCCGGGCGCCGCGGCATCGACCACATTGGTAACGCGGTGGTGCAGTGGGCGCCGGCGATGGATCCGAAGGAGGTCGCGGGGCTGGCGTCGACACGCACCTACCCGCTGATCTCGCCGTTTACCCCGGGCTACAACATGGCGATCAACATGCTGAAGATGAACGGCTTCGACGCCTCGATCCGCCTCGTCGAGCAATCTTTCGCCCAGTTCCAGACCGATCGCTCCGTCGTCGGCGAAGTGCGCGAGATCGAGCGGCTCCGCGCGAAGGTGGGCTCGCTTCGCGAACAGCTGGAGCGCGACATCGCCTCCTTCGCCCCGCCCTCGGATAATCCCGCAGCGGACTTGGTCGACTACCTGCAGCTGCGCCGCGAGCTGACCGAGGCGGAGAAGAAAGCCCGCGCCGCGGCGCTCACCGACCGACACACCGAGACCGTCAAGCTCTTAGCCCGCCTGCAGGTGGGCGAGGTGATCGCCCTGCCCGGCAAGAAGAAGCCCGAGCTCGCCGCCGTGGTTCAGGCCGCCGGCAAGCACGACGACCCGCGCCCCTGGGTCACCACCGAGCGCGGCTGGTCCGGACGGATCGACGCCTCGGCGTTTCGCAACACGCCGGTGGTGGTCGGCCGGGTCAAAATCCCGCGCCACCTCGCGGACCAGCCGCGCCGCCACGCGCGCAAGGTCGTCAGCCTGATTCAGCGCGGCAACTTCACGTCGCCGCGCAAGCTGAAAGAGCAGGCGCGAGTGCGGCCGTCGAAACGCGTCACGGCTCTGCGCGAGGCGATCCGCGAGCACCCCGTGCACGCCTGGCCCGCGACCGACCGCGAGATGCTGGCGCGCGTGGGCGAGGAGCTCGTCCGCGAGCAGCGCCGCCTTCAGAAGATGCAGCGCGCGGTCGATTCTTCCACCGATTCGCTCGGCCGCACCTTCGAGCGCATCATCGGGCTGCTCAATGAGATGGACTACGTCGAGATCGTCGACGGCGAGCCCGAGGTGACCGAGGAGGGCGAGCGCCTCGCCTCCATCCACAGCGTCGCGGACCTGCTGGTCGCGCAGTGCCTCAAGCGCGGTGTGTGGGACTCGCTCGACCCGGCCGAGCTCGCGGGCGTGGCGTCGATGTGCTTGTTCGAAAACCGCAAGTCCATTTTCGGCTCGCCGGAGGTGCCCACGGAGCCGATGGCGGTGGCGATGAACGCAACCATGCGCATCTACAACGAGCTCGTCTCCGACGAGCAGCGCCACCAGCTGCCGGTCTCACGCATGCCGGACGCGAGCTTTAGCCTGTCGGTGCACCAGTGGACGGCCGGCGCGCCGCTGGGTTACTGCCTCGCCGCGGCGGCGGAGTCCGGCGCGGAGCTCACCCCGGGTGACTTCGTGCGCTGGTGCCGCCAGGTCATTGACCTGCTCGAGCAGGTGGTGAAGACCGGTTACAACCCGGAGATCCGTCACTCGGCGAACAAGGCCATCGACGCAATCCGCCGCGGCGTCGTCGGCATCGGCAGCTAG
- a CDS encoding S1 family peptidase — MRTHLVARLAHPGGYCSGVLLSPTTVLTCAHFFRGVDRLVNVYVAGTRRRVKDLEVIAGTDIALATVSKVRVDDDTVFPTLGTAPPAFAHTATFGFGGKLSHPAARDGRFLSTLPFALSRNLRTVVQPAGVIFNSTPAVKGDSGGPVIADGKVFAVQSLILDPFGVNLGVATVSLIDDRVRESVDKHAR, encoded by the coding sequence GTGCGTACTCACCTCGTAGCCAGGCTTGCCCACCCCGGCGGATACTGCTCCGGGGTGCTGCTCTCGCCGACGACGGTGCTCACCTGCGCCCACTTCTTCCGTGGCGTGGATCGCCTGGTCAACGTCTACGTCGCCGGCACTCGCCGCAGGGTCAAAGACCTCGAGGTGATCGCCGGGACCGACATCGCGCTCGCTACCGTCTCCAAGGTCCGTGTGGACGATGACACCGTCTTCCCCACCCTCGGAACCGCGCCGCCCGCCTTCGCGCACACCGCGACCTTCGGGTTCGGCGGGAAGCTGAGCCACCCTGCGGCCCGCGACGGGCGTTTCTTAAGCACCCTGCCGTTCGCGCTGTCGCGCAACCTGCGCACCGTCGTCCAACCCGCCGGCGTGATTTTCAACTCCACCCCAGCCGTCAAGGGCGACTCGGGCGGGCCGGTTATCGCCGACGGCAAGGTCTTCGCCGTCCAGTCGCTCATCCTCGACCCCTTCGGCGTCAACTTGGGTGTGGCCACGGTGTCGCTTATCGACGACCGCGTGCGCGAGAGCGTCGACAAGCACGCGCGCTAG
- a CDS encoding helix-turn-helix transcriptional regulator, with product MKDSPAKLEGLVRSLNLIPYLHSHREATPMEIARDLGYSHEEVMRDLTRLSMSGVGSGPGELIDLVANWTGITVIDDQGLNKPLRLTPTEANALLLTLESLETMPGLVDQAAVTSAAAKLRAAIKGHSVDDTEPEVEASTSDVHILTDAIARSRQLEIVYYSASSGTTSTRIVSPASIFHQNGQTYLRAYEEGLAEAKSFRLDRISNAQLLDAPSNAPSNPTGFDPNDPFGFSTRRRAELAIRRDATWLADYFEIELDSDLGSGDWVRATMAYGNDDWLIRFCLSQGDRVRLVEPGNLARETVRRAQTGVDGLS from the coding sequence ATGAAGGATAGCCCAGCCAAGCTCGAGGGCCTGGTGCGCTCGCTAAACCTGATCCCGTACCTGCACAGCCACCGCGAGGCGACGCCGATGGAGATCGCGCGCGACCTCGGTTACTCCCACGAGGAGGTGATGCGCGACCTGACCAGGCTGTCGATGTCCGGCGTGGGCAGCGGGCCCGGGGAGCTGATCGACCTCGTGGCCAACTGGACCGGCATCACCGTCATCGACGACCAGGGCCTAAACAAGCCCCTGCGCTTGACTCCGACGGAGGCGAACGCCCTGCTACTCACTCTCGAATCGCTCGAAACCATGCCCGGCCTCGTCGATCAGGCTGCCGTCACCTCGGCGGCCGCGAAGCTGCGCGCGGCGATAAAGGGCCACAGTGTCGATGACACGGAGCCTGAGGTGGAGGCGTCGACAAGCGACGTGCACATCCTCACCGACGCGATCGCGCGCTCGCGCCAGCTGGAGATTGTCTACTACTCGGCGTCCTCGGGCACGACATCGACGCGCATCGTCTCACCGGCCTCGATCTTCCACCAGAACGGGCAGACTTACCTCCGCGCGTACGAGGAAGGCCTCGCCGAGGCGAAAAGCTTCCGACTCGATCGCATCAGCAACGCGCAGCTTCTCGACGCCCCCTCCAACGCCCCGAGCAACCCCACGGGCTTTGACCCGAACGACCCCTTCGGGTTCTCCACCCGCCGTCGGGCGGAGCTCGCCATCCGCCGCGACGCGACGTGGCTGGCCGACTACTTCGAAATCGAGCTCGACTCCGACCTCGGCAGCGGCGACTGGGTCCGCGCCACGATGGCCTACGGCAACGACGACTGGCTTATCCGGTTCTGTCTGAGCCAGGGCGATCGCGTTCGCTTGGTCGAACCTGGGAATCTGGCGCGCGAGACCGTTCGGCGCGCTCAAACCGGGGTGGATGGGTTAAGCTAA